The Haloplanus salinarum genome includes a region encoding these proteins:
- a CDS encoding archease, with product MSFELRPHTADVAVASRGETRGEAFAAAADGLAAATCEEIPETGERFAVTVVAESVEALLFDYLDRLIYERDVRGVLPVDNEATVREDDGEWTVEASARGVPFAAITARDVKAVTYSEMRVERTEDGWEAYVVLDV from the coding sequence ATGAGCTTCGAACTCCGCCCCCACACCGCCGACGTCGCCGTCGCGTCCCGCGGCGAGACCCGCGGCGAGGCCTTCGCCGCCGCCGCCGACGGTCTCGCGGCCGCGACCTGCGAGGAGATCCCGGAGACGGGCGAGCGCTTCGCCGTCACGGTCGTCGCCGAGAGCGTCGAGGCGCTCCTCTTCGACTACCTCGACCGGCTCATCTACGAGCGCGACGTCCGCGGGGTCCTCCCGGTCGACAACGAGGCCACGGTCCGCGAGGACGACGGGGAGTGGACCGTCGAGGCGAGCGCCCGCGGCGTCCCCTTCGCGGCCATCACGGCCCGCGACGTGAAGGCGGTGACCTACTCCGAGATGCGCGTCGAGCGGACCGAAGACGGCTGGGAGGCCTACGTCGTCCTCGACGTGTAG
- a CDS encoding DUF5822 domain-containing protein, with protein sequence MPHRVERTDPDGVDFGWVMQVTFVTTIVAGAPLVAALSTTTTLPTWGARAAFAVRVGALVWFVTALLAYAYARRAVDDAGEADSGSD encoded by the coding sequence GTGCCACACCGCGTCGAGCGAACCGACCCCGACGGCGTCGACTTCGGGTGGGTGATGCAGGTGACGTTCGTGACGACCATCGTCGCCGGCGCGCCGCTGGTGGCGGCGCTCTCGACGACGACGACGCTCCCGACGTGGGGTGCCCGCGCCGCCTTCGCCGTCCGGGTCGGCGCGCTCGTCTGGTTCGTCACCGCGTTGCTCGCCTACGCCTACGCACGGCGGGCGGTCGACGACGCGGGCGAGGCCGACAGCGGGAGCGACTGA
- a CDS encoding RtcB family protein, which produces MTTREFDGIRLERVREHVWEIPREGEMRVPARVLASESLLERIGDDDTLQQLKNATHLPGMTSHAVCMPDGHQGYGFPVGGVGATDAETGCISPGAVGYDINCLPGETDVRLAFGRKLSLEALGERFENERAAVAAGDELTTSEVRLFTESGAKPVYELETATGRRIEATGDHRFETPEGMIPVEELTPGESVYVHPFEGIEHEDPDEFTVLSEDDFADDNPQIRRVLKDRGLLPLRSTDEQFHRLLKIVGFLLGDGSYGGPGQTWFYGEPEELERIRADIREIGFKPSKIYERDRNHDIDGSTFERTEDSFKTTSKALRRVFVELGVPEGPKVASGFTTPGYLDRLADWQRALFYAAYFGAEMNTPAAQSDKNLYCPKVSQTRTADTRTAGLAFLEDMASFLDDLGIETNDIEAFETDSNSTSETIRLRLGIKNDSENLIRFFTRVGYRYHPEKRRKAAVAVQYLRSKERAISRRERIATEAQTLADGGSDVSDIKERFEINDRFVERSVWSGRTGRPRPGDDFPDFEEFRETVDVRADGAVRTEIESIHAAGSKPVYDIGVTHDAHTFLANGFVVSNCGVRMMKTNLTYDDVRGREEELVEALFANVPSGLGGGGVVQGDMDTVESVLDRGVDWALEAGWAVPADLEHCEDEGRRPDADPAAVSQKAKDRGKNQLGSLGSGNHFLEVQRVTDVYREDVADAYGLEPGQIVVLIHCGSRGLGHQTCTDYLRKIEKRHSDLLADLPDKELAAAPAGSELAEDYYGAMCACINFAWVNRQLIMHRTRKVFERVFDRSWESMDMHLLYDVAHNIAKKEVHDVGVDPQGRPGGDDVREERELYVHRKGATRAFPAGHPEVPAAYRDVGQPIIIPGSMGAGSYVLRGGEASMDLTFGSTAHGAGRLMSRTQAKQEFWGETVQDELRDQQHVYVKAQSGATVAEEAPGVYKDVDEVVRVSDELGIGDKVARTYPVCNIKG; this is translated from the coding sequence ATGACCACACGCGAGTTCGACGGCATCCGGCTCGAACGGGTTCGGGAGCACGTCTGGGAGATTCCCCGCGAAGGGGAGATGCGCGTCCCCGCGCGGGTGCTGGCGAGCGAGTCGCTGCTCGAACGGATCGGCGACGACGATACCCTCCAACAGCTCAAGAACGCGACCCACCTGCCCGGGATGACCTCCCACGCCGTCTGCATGCCCGACGGCCACCAGGGCTACGGCTTCCCCGTCGGCGGCGTCGGCGCGACGGACGCCGAGACCGGCTGTATCTCGCCGGGAGCGGTCGGGTACGACATCAACTGCTTGCCCGGCGAAACCGACGTGCGGCTCGCCTTCGGGCGGAAGCTGTCGCTCGAAGCGCTCGGCGAGCGGTTCGAGAACGAGCGTGCCGCCGTGGCGGCGGGCGACGAACTCACCACTTCGGAGGTTCGGCTGTTCACCGAGTCCGGAGCGAAACCGGTGTACGAACTCGAAACGGCGACCGGACGGCGAATCGAGGCGACCGGCGATCACCGATTCGAGACGCCGGAGGGAATGATCCCCGTCGAGGAGCTAACGCCCGGCGAGTCGGTGTACGTCCACCCGTTCGAGGGTATCGAACACGAGGATCCGGACGAGTTCACCGTCCTCTCCGAGGACGACTTCGCCGACGACAATCCTCAGATCCGGCGTGTCCTGAAGGACCGGGGGCTCCTGCCCCTCCGATCCACGGACGAGCAGTTCCACCGACTGCTCAAGATCGTCGGATTCCTGCTCGGTGACGGTTCGTACGGCGGCCCAGGTCAGACGTGGTTCTACGGCGAGCCGGAGGAACTGGAACGGATCCGCGCGGACATTCGGGAGATCGGGTTCAAGCCCTCGAAGATATACGAACGCGACCGAAACCACGATATCGACGGTTCGACGTTCGAGCGGACGGAGGACAGCTTCAAGACGACGTCCAAGGCGTTACGGCGCGTGTTCGTCGAACTCGGCGTTCCCGAGGGGCCGAAAGTGGCGTCCGGGTTCACGACACCCGGCTACCTCGACCGTCTCGCAGACTGGCAACGGGCGCTCTTCTACGCGGCGTACTTCGGGGCCGAAATGAACACCCCGGCGGCCCAGAGCGACAAGAACCTCTACTGTCCGAAGGTCTCCCAGACCAGAACGGCCGATACGAGGACGGCAGGGTTGGCTTTCTTGGAGGATATGGCGTCGTTCCTCGACGACCTCGGCATCGAGACCAACGATATCGAGGCGTTCGAGACCGATTCGAACAGCACGTCCGAGACGATCCGTCTCCGCCTCGGTATCAAGAACGACTCGGAGAACCTCATCCGATTTTTCACTCGTGTCGGGTACCGATACCACCCGGAGAAACGGCGGAAAGCGGCGGTGGCGGTCCAGTATCTCCGATCGAAAGAGCGAGCGATCTCCCGACGCGAACGGATCGCCACGGAGGCACAGACGCTGGCCGACGGTGGTTCGGACGTTTCGGATATCAAGGAGCGCTTCGAGATCAACGACCGGTTCGTCGAACGAAGCGTCTGGAGTGGTCGCACCGGTCGACCGAGACCGGGCGACGACTTCCCCGACTTCGAGGAGTTCCGTGAGACCGTCGACGTTCGTGCGGACGGCGCCGTCAGGACCGAAATCGAATCGATCCACGCGGCCGGTTCGAAACCGGTCTACGACATCGGCGTCACCCACGACGCTCACACGTTCCTCGCGAACGGGTTCGTCGTCTCCAACTGCGGCGTCAGAATGATGAAAACAAATCTGACCTACGACGACGTCCGCGGCCGCGAGGAGGAACTCGTCGAGGCGCTGTTCGCGAACGTCCCCTCGGGGCTGGGCGGCGGCGGGGTCGTCCAGGGCGATATGGACACCGTCGAGTCGGTCCTCGACCGCGGGGTCGACTGGGCGCTGGAGGCGGGGTGGGCGGTTCCGGCCGACCTCGAACACTGCGAGGACGAGGGGCGACGGCCGGACGCCGATCCCGCCGCCGTCTCACAGAAGGCGAAAGACCGCGGGAAGAACCAACTGGGGAGCCTGGGGAGCGGCAACCACTTCCTCGAAGTGCAGCGCGTGACCGACGTCTACCGCGAGGACGTCGCCGACGCCTACGGGCTGGAACCCGGGCAAATCGTCGTCCTGATCCACTGCGGGAGCCGGGGGCTGGGCCACCAGACCTGCACGGATTACCTCCGGAAGATCGAAAAACGGCACTCAGACCTGCTCGCGGACCTGCCGGACAAGGAACTCGCGGCCGCACCCGCCGGCTCCGAACTCGCCGAGGACTACTACGGCGCGATGTGTGCCTGCATCAACTTCGCGTGGGTGAACCGCCAGTTGATCATGCACCGGACCCGGAAGGTGTTCGAGCGGGTGTTCGACCGCTCGTGGGAGTCGATGGACATGCACCTCCTCTACGACGTCGCCCACAACATCGCCAAGAAGGAGGTCCACGACGTCGGGGTCGACCCGCAGGGGCGGCCGGGCGGCGACGACGTACGCGAGGAACGCGAACTCTACGTCCACCGCAAGGGCGCGACGCGGGCGTTCCCCGCCGGCCACCCCGAGGTGCCCGCCGCCTACCGCGACGTGGGACAGCCGATCATCATTCCCGGGAGCATGGGTGCAGGGAGCTACGTCCTCCGCGGCGGCGAGGCGTCGATGGACCTCACCTTCGGATCGACCGCCCACGGCGCCGGCCGACTCATGAGTCGGACGCAGGCCAAACAGGAGTTCTGGGGCGAGACGGTCCAGGACGAACTCCGGGATCAGCAACACGTCTACGTCAAGGCTCAGAGCGGCGCGACCGTCGCCGAGGAGGCCCCCGGCGTCTACAAGGACGTCGACGAGGTGGTCCGGGTCTCCGACGAACTGGGCATCGGCGACAAGGTGGCACGGACGTATCCGGTCTGTAACATCAAGGGGTAG
- the glnA2 gene encoding gamma-glutamylputrescine synthetase gives MTSSKDVLRRADAEDVELVRIVFVNNSGVPRGRVVDRESLPTVLADGANVTHAMQSFNALDRLAPEGRFGPAGEVRVVPDPETFTVLPYDDRTALMLADLHDLDGEPWAAGPRAQLRRYLDELAAEGYAPELAYESEFYYTRTDEDGESVPLDDSTCFSTAGMRSAHDVVLDTVDALKAQGMGLSAYYPEYGPGQQELVTDHDTGVAAADDHVRFLETVRAVAADHGIDATFRPKPFPKLPGTGCHIHLSLWRDGENVLHDPDADGPYPLSEAGRHFVGGLLEHAPALVAVTAPTVESYDRLAPGMWSSAYTCWGEDNREATVRVPSVSRSAPAATTRVEFKPADNTTNPYLAQLALVAAGMDGIERELDPGEPLNRDPADVDESQLAARGIERLPSTLAAALDAFAEDDVLRSAMGEALFGSYLEVKRSEWAMSADGDGEWESDYLDRSF, from the coding sequence ATGACATCCAGCAAGGACGTCCTCCGGCGTGCCGACGCGGAGGACGTGGAACTGGTACGGATCGTCTTCGTCAACAACAGCGGCGTGCCGCGGGGGCGGGTCGTCGACCGGGAGTCGTTGCCGACCGTACTGGCCGACGGGGCGAACGTCACCCACGCGATGCAGTCGTTCAACGCGCTCGACCGGTTGGCTCCCGAGGGACGGTTCGGGCCCGCCGGCGAGGTGCGGGTCGTCCCCGACCCGGAGACGTTCACCGTCCTGCCGTACGACGACCGGACGGCGCTGATGCTCGCTGACCTCCACGACTTGGACGGCGAGCCGTGGGCCGCGGGGCCGCGCGCGCAGCTCCGCCGGTATCTCGACGAACTGGCGGCCGAGGGGTACGCGCCCGAACTGGCCTACGAGAGCGAGTTCTACTACACCCGGACCGACGAGGACGGCGAGTCGGTCCCCCTCGACGACAGCACGTGCTTCTCGACGGCGGGGATGCGGAGCGCCCACGACGTCGTCCTCGACACCGTCGACGCGCTCAAGGCTCAGGGAATGGGGCTGTCGGCGTACTACCCGGAGTACGGCCCCGGGCAACAGGAACTGGTCACCGATCACGACACGGGCGTCGCCGCCGCGGACGACCACGTCCGGTTTCTCGAGACGGTGCGGGCGGTGGCCGCCGACCACGGCATCGACGCTACGTTCCGCCCGAAGCCGTTCCCGAAGCTTCCGGGGACGGGCTGTCACATCCACCTGTCGTTGTGGCGTGACGGCGAGAACGTCCTCCACGACCCGGACGCGGACGGACCGTATCCGCTCTCGGAGGCGGGTCGGCATTTCGTCGGCGGCCTCCTCGAACACGCACCGGCGCTGGTGGCGGTGACGGCCCCGACGGTGGAGTCGTACGACCGGCTGGCGCCGGGGATGTGGTCCTCCGCGTACACCTGCTGGGGCGAGGACAACCGCGAGGCCACGGTTCGCGTCCCGTCGGTGAGTCGGAGCGCGCCGGCGGCGACGACCCGCGTCGAGTTCAAGCCGGCCGACAACACGACCAACCCCTACCTCGCGCAGTTGGCGCTGGTCGCGGCGGGGATGGACGGTATCGAGCGCGAACTCGACCCCGGCGAGCCGCTGAACCGGGACCCGGCCGACGTCGACGAGTCCCAACTCGCGGCCCGCGGAATCGAGCGCCTGCCGAGCACGCTCGCGGCGGCGCTCGACGCGTTCGCGGAGGACGACGTCCTCCGGTCGGCGATGGGCGAGGCCCTGTTCGGTTCGTACCTCGAAGTCAAGCGGAGCGAGTGGGCGATGTCGGCCGACGGCGACGGGGAGTGGGAGTCGGACTACCTCGACCGGTCCTTCTGA
- a CDS encoding translation initiation factor eIF-2B, whose translation MIDETIEEIRRMETHSSSVVAVKATGALRELLDRDYRNVESYERDLERNAGALRRANPSHASLHKAMREVVEAVLGASDTVEGAKSHTEEVIGRVTEEIETGKRRAAAEAAETFEDGETVLTHDFSSTVLEAIETAAGEGRHLTAYVTEARPRYLGRKAARRLAEMGRVEPHLAVDSAAGHLLDRCDRVIVGMDCIVEDTLYNRVGTFPIAAAADVVDVPVTVVGSQSKIIEDDFVFENESRPPAEVIREPVEGVRIENPAYDATPMSLVDEVVTDRGHYDG comes from the coding sequence ATGATCGACGAGACCATCGAGGAGATCCGCCGGATGGAGACCCACAGTTCGTCGGTGGTCGCGGTCAAGGCCACCGGCGCGCTTCGCGAACTCCTCGATCGGGACTACCGGAACGTCGAGTCCTACGAGCGCGACCTGGAGCGCAACGCCGGCGCGCTCCGTCGGGCCAACCCTTCCCACGCCTCGCTCCACAAGGCGATGCGGGAGGTCGTCGAGGCGGTTCTCGGGGCGTCCGACACCGTCGAGGGGGCGAAATCCCACACCGAGGAGGTGATCGGCCGGGTCACCGAGGAGATCGAAACCGGCAAGCGACGGGCCGCCGCGGAGGCCGCCGAGACGTTCGAGGACGGCGAGACCGTCCTCACCCACGACTTCTCCTCGACCGTGTTGGAGGCAATCGAGACCGCCGCCGGCGAGGGGCGGCACCTCACCGCCTACGTCACCGAGGCGCGACCCCGCTATCTCGGCCGCAAGGCCGCCCGCCGACTCGCCGAGATGGGTCGCGTCGAACCACACCTCGCCGTCGACAGCGCCGCCGGCCACCTCCTCGACCGGTGTGACCGGGTGATCGTCGGCATGGACTGCATCGTCGAGGACACCCTCTACAACCGCGTGGGGACCTTCCCCATCGCCGCCGCCGCCGACGTGGTCGACGTGCCCGTGACGGTCGTCGGCTCGCAGTCGAAGATCATCGAGGACGACTTCGTCTTCGAGAACGAGTCGCGCCCGCCCGCCGAGGTGATCCGCGAACCGGTCGAGGGCGTCCGGATCGAGAACCCAGCCTACGACGCGACGCCGATGTCGCTGGTCGACGAGGTCGTCACTGACCGGGGTCACTACGACGGCTGA
- a CDS encoding GNAT family N-acetyltransferase, which yields MSVTVEKRVDGPGTTDHAGEAWELKERIRRTEGVLKQRKRFFMDAYRRAKTHLLYLDDDFVGFATARRDGYILFLAVAPERRGEGFGRRLIAEVAEEHRTVTCHARATNERALAFYESVGFEIKRRIENYYEDDGDAYYLRLGPDERLRDRLSELIRR from the coding sequence GTGAGCGTCACCGTCGAGAAGCGCGTGGACGGCCCCGGGACGACCGACCACGCCGGCGAGGCCTGGGAGCTCAAAGAACGGATCCGCCGGACGGAGGGCGTCCTGAAACAGCGGAAGCGCTTCTTCATGGACGCGTATCGACGGGCGAAGACCCACCTGCTCTACCTCGACGACGACTTCGTCGGCTTCGCGACGGCTCGGCGCGACGGCTACATCCTCTTTCTGGCCGTCGCCCCCGAACGGCGTGGCGAGGGGTTCGGCCGACGGCTGATCGCGGAGGTAGCCGAGGAACACCGGACGGTCACCTGTCACGCTCGGGCGACGAACGAGCGGGCGCTCGCCTTCTACGAGTCCGTCGGCTTCGAGATCAAGCGTCGCATCGAGAACTACTACGAGGACGACGGCGACGCGTACTACCTCCGTCTGGGCCCCGACGAACGGCTTCGGGACCGGCTCTCCGAGTTGATCCGGCGGTAA